The sequence TCATATAAAGCCAATAGCCGATAAATAAAACGATAGAAGGAACAAAGCCTGCCAGGCCGGTTGCCACCGGTAAAGCCAGCATGCCGGCCCCGATCGTTGTTCCCGCAACCAGAAGGACCCCTCCTATTAAGCGATGTATGTCATTCATATGATAAATTAGTATTGTTTTATAGTTAAATAAGCTGCAGTGCCATGACCCAAAAGGCAAAGAGAAAGACAGCGATCAACACGGGCTTTCCTCCGGGAACTAACTGGCGTTTTCCCATCTTTTGAGTATAACGGCCCTTCCACACCATCAAGGCAGGCAAAATGCCAAATAAAATCACTGCGCCAAACCCGCCTGCATAATTCAAGGCTTGAAGAAAAATAGTGGGATAAAGCAGCGCGCAAAGCAAAGGAGGCCCCAAGACCAAGCTGGCCAGAAGAACTTTTCCGCGCGGCGTTTTTTGAATGCCAAGGCCATCTGATAGGAAATCGACAAAGCTGACCGCTACGCTCAAAAACGAGGTGACAATGGCAAAAAAAGCAAAGGCTTGGGCAATGTCCAAAATCCAAGATATACCCACGGCATTTTTTAACGCTTCGGTGGCAATTTCCCCTTGATCCAAAGCCTCTTGAAAGCTTCCCAATGGAACCAGACCCAAAATCAGCCATTCCCAAATCAGATAGACGCTAAGCGGAATGGCGCTGCCTATGACAATGGCCTTGACCAAGGACCCCACATGGCTTTTGAAATAAGTCGTCAGGCTGGGAACCAGATTATGAAAGCCAAATGATACAATGACAGCCGGAAGAACCAATGTTGCAGCTTCCCAGTCCTGATGCTTAAGCAAGGAGACATCCACATGAGGCAGCCCTAGTCCAACTAAGCAAACATAGGAAATAATAAGGCCAAACATTAATAGCCGATTAAACCAATCCACGGCTCCAATCCCCAAATAAATGAGCAAGCCGAACAAGAGGCAGAAAAGCGCCCCTCCGATTCCATGATGCAGGGAGTAGCCTGTCCATTGATTTAAAAAATCCGAGACCAACGATCCGCTAGCTGCCACATAGGCGACCATTAAGGAATAGAATAAAAACAAAAAAACAAGCCAGCTGACTGCCTTTCCCCCCTTTCCCAAGGTACGCTCGGCCATCGTAATAATGCTGATTTCTTCGCCAAACCAGAGATTGACTTCTAAAAGCAAAAGGCCGGTGCAAACCATAAACAACCAGCAAATCAGGAACATCACCACGCTCGGCTTAAATCCGGCCATTGCACTTAATACTGGTAGGCCTAGCATTCCAGCTCCGATGCAGCAACCGGCAACGAGCAAAATGCCGCCGAGGAGGCTTCCTTTTTTAATTAAGTCCTGTGTCATATTTTTCCTGTCATTAAATTTGATCCAAGCCTCTATTAGAGAGTTCCTGAATTACTTGCTTATCTTTGTCAATTGGTAAATAGCGAAAGGAGGACGTGCGGCGGCTAGAGCCACCAAAAGAAAAAGCGAGAGAAGGAGCTAGAGACAAGTTTAAAAGAATTTAACATAGCATATTAGTGTAGTTAAAAGAATATACTACAAGATTAAAAATTTTAAGGCGATCCTTTTTATGGTCAAGTTTTTCATTTAAAATACGCGCTTACTCAAGCGTTAAGGCGAGCTCACATCCAACACACCTTTTGAGCAATGCGAAAGACGCTTGTCAGCAACTTTTCCATCAACAATAGTCAAAGTATAAGTATTTTGATTGATTGATCCCGGTCCAATTTCAATGCGCTCTATATAGCGATAATAAGAAATGTCGGGTTGATTGCCTGCAATGACCTCATAAGCCGGGCCGACTTGTGCCTCCACTTCGGCAATAGGAGCTCCAATAGGAATCCCTTCATAAGCCGAGCGCGTCATGAGCGGAGAAGTGCAAGAAAAGAGGCTTAAAATCATCAAGGCAAGCGCATACCATAATAAAAAAGAGAACTGATTAAGAGCCTTTGCGCCAAACCAGGCCTTCAATTGTTGTTTTAAATTGATCGGGCGATCCATATTCTGCATGAAAAAAATAATCTCCATTCTCTTGTTGTTCATATACTTCAAAGCCTTCAAAGGCCACCTGGCCGCGGAACTCCCATGCAACCATTTTTACATCTCTTAGGCCCGAGCCTTCCACTTTCCCCACAATGTTGTTTTCCAAAGAGAGAGAAAATCCATTTTCACGGATATCTTTAAAGGTAAAACTATTGACGATCTGTTCCTCAATCCCTTGCATTTCTACGACTTGGATTGCCTGAATAATTTCAGGGGTTTTTTGAGTAATTTCCCAGCGCGTATAAAATTTGATGAATTCGGGCGAAGAGCTGAAAGAGATCTTGCCTTCCCCTAGCCATATGCCGGGAGAAAAAATAAATTCTTGCTGTTCCATTAAAACATAAACCTCCGGCTATAAACGCTTTGCAAGATACCGAGTGCCATCATCGTCGATAATACGGACGATCCTCCATAGGTGACAAGGATAAGAGGAACACCTGTTATGGGTAAAAATCCGCACATCATCCCAATATTTACCAAAATATGCATCGCCAAATAAACAGTGACGCCAGCAGACAACAAACGACCGAAGGGGTCTTTTGCTACGGCAGTCACCTGAAAACTAAAATAAATCAAAGCATAATAAAGAACGATGAGTAAAAGCAATCCCAACAAGCCGAATTCTTCGCCGAAAGCAGGGAAAACAGAGTCCGTATAAGGCGCGGGAAGCCATCCGCGGCCCGTAAATTCGCTCTTGCGCCATCCGGTTCCCGTAATGCCGCCTAAAGCAATTGCCGTCGCTGCAGCTTTTTGATGATGAGTGGCCGGATCCAAACGATCGAATTGATATTCCTTTAAAACCTTAGTGGCATAGGGACGCAATACTTCATGGGGCAAAATGCCCAAAAAGATGATTGCGACAATAATAAGAATAGCTCCTCCGCTTATCGTCATGAATTTGATAACTGAAGGGCGCAAATCGCCAAAATAGCACATGACCAAACTAACAGGAAATAAGACCAAAGCCGTTCCCAGATCGGGTTGCTTCAAAATTAAAATAAAGGGAATTCCCACAATGAGGCCCGCATAAAAGACCGTACTCCAAGCATTAGCTAAAGATCGCCTGCGTTCTAGAAACCAACTTAGCGTAATAACGACAATAAATTTGGCCTGTTCCGAAGGCTGGAAGCTTGCATTGATAAAAGGAATGCGATACCAGCGATGAACACGTTGAATCGAATCAGTAAAGAATAGCCCAATCAAAGAAATCAGCATTAGGG is a genomic window of Candidatus Protochlamydia phocaeensis containing:
- a CDS encoding amino acid permease; this encodes MTQDLIKKGSLLGGILLVAGCCIGAGMLGLPVLSAMAGFKPSVVMFLICWLFMVCTGLLLLEVNLWFGEEISIITMAERTLGKGGKAVSWLVFLFLFYSLMVAYVAASGSLVSDFLNQWTGYSLHHGIGGALFCLLFGLLIYLGIGAVDWFNRLLMFGLIISYVCLVGLGLPHVDVSLLKHQDWEAATLVLPAVIVSFGFHNLVPSLTTYFKSHVGSLVKAIVIGSAIPLSVYLIWEWLILGLVPLGSFQEALDQGEIATEALKNAVGISWILDIAQAFAFFAIVTSFLSVAVSFVDFLSDGLGIQKTPRGKVLLASLVLGPPLLCALLYPTIFLQALNYAGGFGAVILFGILPALMVWKGRYTQKMGKRQLVPGGKPVLIAVFLFAFWVMALQLI
- a CDS encoding FtsW/RodA/SpoVE family cell cycle protein encodes the protein MWSARYLTRLDFRVIPVILGLMIISLLTISAYTLDPAADHTEEVFLTPIVRTQIQWFVLGLAVYFFFAGFDYNKLREWTWILYALMLISLIGLFFTDSIQRVHRWYRIPFINASFQPSEQAKFIVVITLSWFLERRRSLANAWSTVFYAGLIVGIPFILILKQPDLGTALVLFPVSLVMCYFGDLRPSVIKFMTISGGAILIIVAIIFLGILPHEVLRPYATKVLKEYQFDRLDPATHHQKAAATAIALGGITGTGWRKSEFTGRGWLPAPYTDSVFPAFGEEFGLLGLLLLIVLYYALIYFSFQVTAVAKDPFGRLLSAGVTVYLAMHILVNIGMMCGFLPITGVPLILVTYGGSSVLSTMMALGILQSVYSRRFMF